One genomic segment of Alkalimarinus alittae includes these proteins:
- a CDS encoding DUF4845 domain-containing protein, whose product MKNQQGASALSIMVILFLAASILTIVMKVAPMFFDNMTIAKVLEDIGAQTNIAELGDDEIISAFSKRLTINNVRDFDTKKIVITRDDGLLSIDVNYEKRENIFKNIDAVASFENHFETKVQ is encoded by the coding sequence ATGAAAAATCAACAAGGTGCATCGGCGCTATCGATAATGGTCATTTTATTTCTCGCGGCGTCTATTTTGACGATTGTGATGAAAGTGGCCCCCATGTTTTTCGATAATATGACAATTGCTAAAGTACTAGAAGATATTGGTGCTCAAACGAATATTGCTGAGTTGGGGGACGACGAAATTATCAGTGCTTTTAGCAAGCGATTAACCATTAATAACGTTCGAGATTTCGATACTAAAAAGATAGTGATTACGCGGGATGATGGTTTGTTATCGATTGACGTGAACTATGAAAAGAGAGAAAACATCTTCAAAAATATTGATGCGGTTGCCTCTTTTGAAAATCACTTTGAAACGAAAGTACAGTGA
- a CDS encoding bifunctional diguanylate cyclase/phosphodiesterase — MDKKEESLAFLLRYRNSKLAWMVLLIALLMTASLWQLSILLVKDRTKAHFENQSQQLKTAIEERLLNYEQVLAGSAGLFAVADLIGRDDWRTYVTKLDIERYYPGIQGIGFTEKVTEGGVADHIEKIRSQGLPNYLLSPTGSRHEYHPVVFLEPATQRNRKAFGYDAFGDPAHRKAMEMARDSGQAAMTGKVVLVQEQVDETQPGFVMYFPVYESEKTLITTDDRRATLNGFVFSAFRMNNLMDGIVGLIAPFLDVRIYDSDVIIDERLMYASNLGNLDDVYSFENSRTIEHGGKTWLLLTRTTPAFDFLASDPRPTIVLISGVIVSFLVFIVTLILLRSRLIALANAGRYRAITEDTTNITVIINNDGVVSYSSPSCERILGYNLAELKKQSPESIVHPDDFPITQASFEDALKKPGLSVAVNHARIKHKDGRWMNMEGSYTAMQDVPGVRGVVVNFRDLTALKVAQTELHRLAFYDQLTGLANRQLFKDRLKHTVITCKRRGHQAALLFLDLDGFKRINDTLGHDAGDMLLKQVAGWLKNCVRDEDSVARLGGDEFTVLLSEVANSDAVAKVADSILNALSQTVRLHDHDIGVTVSIGIAMIPSDSDDATSLMKFADLAMYRAKEVGRNNYQFFLNSMNIRAARRMLMQEELRNAIELSQFVLHYQPTVKLSDQSVVGMEALVRWNHPDRGIVAPDQFIQLAEDSGLIHKLGEWVFRQACLQCVALEKAGFENYIMSLNLSTKQVSDLNFIDLFARVVEETGVDITKLELELPANMLMLETQAMMEFVQSLKRLGVMVSLDDFGTGYCSLGSLSQVPIDSVKIDRLFVKGIPYDQKSREVTNAVIALAHKLNLNVIAEGVETREQLKFLQEANCELAQGNLFSHALDEEQLAGYLSNLEQGQKERFIYGTNPDN, encoded by the coding sequence ATGGATAAAAAGGAAGAGTCATTAGCATTTCTATTACGGTATCGAAACTCCAAACTCGCTTGGATGGTATTGTTGATAGCGCTTCTTATGACCGCCTCTTTATGGCAGCTGTCTATTTTACTGGTTAAAGACCGAACTAAAGCCCACTTTGAAAATCAGTCACAACAACTTAAAACAGCGATTGAAGAGCGTTTACTGAATTACGAACAGGTATTAGCTGGCAGTGCAGGGCTTTTTGCCGTCGCTGACTTAATTGGTCGGGACGATTGGCGAACCTATGTGACTAAACTGGACATAGAGCGGTATTACCCTGGTATTCAGGGTATAGGGTTTACAGAAAAAGTCACTGAAGGTGGCGTTGCCGATCATATTGAAAAAATTAGGTCTCAAGGGCTGCCAAATTACTTATTAAGCCCGACAGGTAGCCGTCACGAATATCACCCAGTTGTGTTCCTTGAGCCCGCCACTCAGCGTAACCGAAAAGCATTCGGTTATGATGCGTTTGGTGACCCTGCTCATCGAAAAGCAATGGAAATGGCTCGTGATAGTGGTCAGGCGGCAATGACAGGAAAGGTCGTGTTAGTGCAAGAGCAGGTCGATGAGACTCAGCCTGGGTTTGTTATGTACTTTCCTGTTTATGAGAGCGAAAAGACCTTAATCACTACCGATGATAGAAGAGCGACATTAAACGGTTTTGTATTTAGTGCCTTCCGTATGAATAACTTGATGGATGGTATTGTTGGGCTCATTGCACCGTTTTTAGATGTTCGTATCTACGACAGTGATGTCATCATAGATGAGCGTTTGATGTATGCTTCAAACCTCGGAAACCTTGATGATGTTTACTCATTTGAGAACTCTAGAACGATAGAGCATGGCGGTAAAACATGGCTGCTACTGACGCGTACAACGCCTGCGTTTGATTTCTTGGCTTCAGACCCTCGTCCTACTATTGTCTTGATCTCAGGCGTGATAGTGAGTTTTTTGGTCTTTATTGTGACGCTCATTTTGCTTCGCTCAAGGCTGATAGCGTTGGCTAATGCAGGGCGATATAGAGCTATTACTGAAGATACCACGAATATAACCGTCATAATTAATAATGATGGTGTGGTGAGTTACTCCAGTCCTTCTTGTGAGCGTATTTTAGGCTATAACCTTGCCGAGCTGAAAAAACAAAGCCCTGAGAGCATTGTTCACCCAGATGACTTTCCTATCACTCAGGCATCTTTTGAAGATGCATTGAAAAAACCAGGTCTGTCTGTGGCGGTTAATCATGCTCGAATTAAACATAAAGATGGGCGTTGGATGAATATGGAAGGTAGTTATACGGCGATGCAAGATGTACCTGGTGTGCGCGGTGTAGTGGTTAACTTCCGAGATTTAACAGCGTTGAAAGTGGCCCAAACTGAACTTCATCGGTTGGCGTTTTATGATCAGTTAACCGGGTTGGCAAATCGTCAGTTGTTTAAAGATCGCTTGAAGCATACGGTTATAACGTGCAAACGAAGAGGGCATCAAGCAGCACTTTTATTTTTGGATTTGGATGGGTTTAAACGTATAAACGACACACTTGGTCATGACGCCGGTGATATGTTGTTAAAGCAAGTGGCTGGGTGGTTAAAAAATTGCGTTAGAGATGAAGACTCGGTGGCTCGTTTAGGCGGAGATGAGTTTACCGTGTTACTGTCAGAAGTGGCTAACTCTGATGCGGTGGCTAAGGTCGCAGATAGTATTTTGAATGCATTAAGTCAAACGGTTCGATTACATGACCATGATATTGGCGTTACTGTCAGCATTGGTATTGCCATGATTCCAAGTGATAGTGATGATGCTACATCCTTAATGAAGTTTGCTGACTTGGCAATGTATCGAGCGAAAGAAGTCGGTCGAAATAATTATCAGTTTTTCCTTAATTCGATGAATATTCGTGCGGCACGTAGAATGCTAATGCAAGAGGAGTTAAGGAACGCCATTGAGTTGTCTCAGTTCGTGCTGCACTACCAGCCTACCGTTAAGTTGAGCGATCAGTCGGTTGTGGGGATGGAGGCATTGGTTCGTTGGAACCACCCCGATAGAGGAATTGTTGCCCCTGACCAGTTTATTCAATTGGCCGAAGATAGTGGCTTAATTCATAAATTAGGTGAATGGGTGTTTCGGCAAGCTTGCTTACAGTGTGTGGCTTTAGAGAAAGCGGGCTTTGAAAATTATATTATGTCCCTAAATCTATCGACTAAGCAGGTATCTGACCTTAACTTTATTGACCTATTTGCTCGAGTTGTCGAAGAAACAGGTGTCGACATTACTAAGCTTGAGCTTGAGCTGCCTGCCAATATGCTGATGCTCGAAACGCAAGCTATGATGGAATTTGTTCAGTCATTAAAACGTCTCGGCGTGATGGTTTCGTTGGATGATTTTGGTACCGGTTATTGTTCGCTAGGAAGCCTGAGCCAAGTACCTATCGACAGTGTAAAAATTGATCGGTTATTCGTTAAAGGTATCCCTTATGATCAGAAAAGCAGAGAAGTTACCAATGCGGTTATCGCGTTAGCGCATAAGCTGAACTTGAATGTTATTGCTGAAGGGGTCGAGACTCGCGAGCAGTTGAAGTTTCTGCAAGAGGCAAACTGTGAATTGGCCCAAGGGAATTTGTTCAGTCATGCGCTAGACGAAGAACAGTTGGCAGGATACTTGTCTAATCTCGAGCAAGGACAAAAAGAGCGGTTTATATATGGTACTAACCCTGATAATTAA
- the lepA gene encoding translation elongation factor 4 translates to MKSLKNIRNFSIIAHIDHGKSTLADRFIQTCGGLTAREMDVQVLDSMDIERERGITIKAQSVTLYYKAKDGETYQLNFIDTPGHVDFSYEVSRSLAACEGALLIVDAAQGVEAQSVANCYTAIEQGLEVVPVLNKMDLPQAEPERVKKEIEDIIGIDAQEAVPCSAKSGMGVEDVLEDLIARIPPPEGDVDADLQALIIDSWFDNYLGIVSLVRVMQGTLRKGSKIIIKSTGKVEQVDSVGIFTPKRTETGVLQAGEVGFVVAGIKDIHGAPVGDTITLSKTPDVPSLAGFKRVQPQVFAALFPVSTDDYENFRDALQKLTLNDASLQYQPETSDALGFGFRCGFLGMLHMEIIQERLEREYDLDLLTTAPTVIFEVVNRAGDVLHVDNPSKLPDFGSIEEMREPIVEANILVPQEHLGNVISLCVEKRGIQKDMQFVGGQVSLKYELPMNEVVLDFFDRIKSASRGYASLDYNFVRFEPANLVRLDVLINGEKVDALAIIVHKDNAASKGRLLTEKMKELIPRQMFDVAIQATIGGQVVARTTVKALRKNVTAKCYGGDVSRKKKLLQKQKEGKKRMKQVGNVEIPQEAFLAVLKIDS, encoded by the coding sequence GTGAAAAGTCTTAAAAATATCCGTAACTTCTCAATCATCGCTCATATCGATCATGGTAAATCCACTTTAGCGGATCGGTTTATTCAAACCTGCGGCGGCCTTACTGCAAGAGAAATGGACGTTCAAGTTCTTGATTCAATGGATATTGAACGTGAGCGAGGCATCACCATCAAAGCGCAGAGCGTAACGCTATATTACAAGGCAAAAGATGGCGAAACGTACCAGTTGAATTTTATCGATACGCCTGGGCACGTTGATTTCTCGTATGAAGTGTCTCGTTCATTGGCGGCTTGTGAGGGGGCTCTTTTAATTGTAGATGCTGCTCAAGGTGTTGAAGCTCAGTCGGTTGCAAATTGCTATACCGCTATAGAGCAAGGCCTCGAAGTGGTGCCTGTACTTAACAAAATGGACCTTCCGCAGGCTGAACCTGAGCGTGTAAAGAAAGAGATAGAAGACATTATTGGTATCGATGCGCAAGAGGCAGTGCCTTGTAGTGCTAAGAGTGGCATGGGCGTAGAAGATGTTCTTGAGGATTTGATTGCTCGAATTCCACCGCCCGAGGGGGATGTAGATGCCGATCTTCAAGCGCTGATTATTGATTCTTGGTTCGATAACTACTTAGGTATCGTGTCGCTTGTTCGCGTCATGCAGGGTACGCTTAGAAAAGGTAGTAAAATTATAATTAAGTCTACGGGTAAGGTTGAGCAGGTAGACTCAGTTGGTATCTTTACGCCCAAACGTACAGAAACGGGTGTGTTGCAGGCTGGCGAAGTAGGTTTTGTTGTTGCAGGCATTAAAGATATTCATGGGGCACCAGTGGGTGACACGATTACACTGTCCAAGACCCCTGATGTACCTTCATTGGCAGGTTTTAAGCGAGTACAACCTCAGGTTTTTGCCGCGTTATTTCCGGTGAGTACAGATGACTATGAAAACTTTCGCGATGCCCTACAGAAGTTAACGCTCAATGATGCGTCTTTGCAATACCAGCCAGAAACCTCAGATGCGCTTGGCTTTGGTTTCCGTTGCGGCTTTCTTGGTATGCTCCATATGGAGATCATTCAAGAGCGTCTGGAGCGAGAGTATGACCTTGATCTTCTTACTACCGCACCGACGGTAATTTTTGAAGTGGTCAACCGTGCTGGCGATGTTCTACATGTAGATAACCCTTCCAAACTCCCTGACTTTGGTTCGATCGAAGAGATGAGAGAGCCGATTGTTGAGGCCAATATACTGGTACCACAAGAACACCTCGGTAATGTTATTAGCCTGTGTGTTGAGAAACGGGGTATTCAAAAAGACATGCAGTTTGTGGGTGGGCAAGTATCACTTAAGTATGAATTGCCGATGAATGAAGTGGTTCTAGACTTCTTTGACCGTATCAAGTCAGCAAGCCGAGGCTACGCTTCTCTTGATTATAACTTTGTTCGCTTTGAGCCTGCTAACTTGGTTCGCTTAGATGTGCTTATCAATGGCGAAAAAGTAGATGCGTTAGCGATTATTGTGCATAAAGACAATGCGGCTTCAAAAGGGCGTTTGTTGACTGAAAAGATGAAAGAGCTAATACCGCGTCAGATGTTTGATGTTGCTATTCAGGCGACCATTGGCGGTCAGGTTGTTGCTCGAACAACGGTGAAGGCATTGCGTAAAAACGTAACCGCAAAATGTTACGGCGGCGATGTTAGTCGAAAGAAAAAGCTCCTTCAGAAGCAGAAAGAAGGTAAAAAGCGGATGAAACAAGTGGGTAACGTTGAGATACCGCAAGAGGCCTTCCTCGCTGTGCTGAAGATTGATAGCTAG
- a CDS encoding SoxR reducing system RseC family protein → MLEETGVVVAVEKGQAWVQTIRKSACSSCEAKSGCGQGVLARISDGKANQVLVSNTLNLKVGEDVLIGIPEDLLVKASVMVYLLPLLMMIAAASIAEKWLLIGDAWVALAGVSGLAFGFVLVKLYSNVHKNDQRFCPKMIKAKGFQSIHSVEITT, encoded by the coding sequence ATGTTGGAAGAAACAGGTGTAGTGGTTGCCGTCGAGAAAGGTCAGGCATGGGTGCAGACTATTCGTAAGAGTGCTTGCTCGAGCTGTGAAGCCAAAAGTGGATGTGGTCAGGGGGTGCTTGCACGCATTTCTGATGGTAAGGCAAACCAAGTGTTGGTGAGTAATACGTTAAACCTCAAGGTCGGCGAAGACGTTTTAATAGGGATACCCGAAGACCTATTAGTTAAAGCGTCTGTAATGGTCTATTTACTGCCCTTGCTCATGATGATAGCGGCGGCGTCAATCGCCGAAAAGTGGCTGCTTATAGGTGATGCTTGGGTTGCCCTTGCAGGCGTTAGCGGGCTTGCGTTTGGTTTTGTATTGGTGAAATTATATTCTAACGTTCATAAAAATGATCAGCGGTTTTGCCCAAAAATGATAAAGGCCAAAGGCTTTCAGTCTATTCACTCTGTTGAAATTACGACTTAA
- the recO gene encoding DNA repair protein RecO: MATPVSREPAYLLHSRQYRETSLLIDIFSLNYGVLRLVVRGAHRPSSPLKGMLQPFQPLLMAWQGRSDLKTLTNLELGSKLPSLRGDYLYSGLYLNEILIKLLQTGQSAPKLFAAYADVMGSMANKDSLEPALRVFEFRMLKELGAFPSFTQEAGAERDIDLYAHYYWLPEKGFIRIDDFDNPPYSYTEFNCNIGGVARQYTIKGSQLIELSQSDLSRKETLLVAKRLSRLMIDHLLGGKPLKSRELIAKTRELKKYGASRP, translated from the coding sequence ATGGCGACACCTGTTTCAAGAGAGCCTGCTTATCTTTTGCATAGTCGCCAATATCGCGAAACAAGCTTATTGATTGATATCTTTAGCCTGAATTACGGTGTATTACGACTGGTTGTGAGGGGCGCTCATCGTCCTTCTAGCCCCTTAAAAGGGATGCTGCAACCCTTTCAGCCACTTCTAATGGCTTGGCAGGGGCGCTCAGATCTTAAAACCCTGACTAACTTGGAGTTAGGTAGCAAACTTCCCTCCCTTAGAGGTGATTATCTCTATAGTGGGCTCTATCTTAATGAAATACTCATAAAACTACTTCAAACAGGTCAGTCTGCTCCTAAACTATTTGCAGCGTATGCTGACGTGATGGGCAGTATGGCCAATAAAGATTCATTGGAGCCTGCACTTAGGGTCTTTGAATTTCGTATGTTAAAAGAACTTGGCGCCTTTCCGAGTTTTACACAAGAAGCCGGTGCAGAGCGGGATATCGATCTATATGCACATTATTATTGGTTGCCTGAAAAAGGTTTTATCAGAATCGACGATTTTGATAACCCTCCCTATAGTTATACTGAATTTAACTGTAATATCGGTGGAGTTGCTAGGCAATACACTATTAAAGGCTCTCAGCTTATTGAGTTATCCCAATCTGACCTAAGTCGAAAAGAGACGTTGTTGGTGGCTAAGCGCTTGTCACGGTTGATGATAGATCATCTTTTAGGTGGAAAGCCCCTAAAGAGTAGAGAGTTAATTGCAAAAACAAGGGAGTTAAAAAAATATGGCGCAAGTCGACCATAA
- the lepB gene encoding signal peptidase I gives MDLDFPLILVVLTFVTGAIWGLDRLIWYPRRKEAADKAPIGEQGSVAAVANQTDAETDEPWLVEMSRSFFPVLAIVLVLRSFLVEPFQIPSGSMLPTLLVGDFILVNKFSYGVRLPVAGTKVLEVGDPQRGDVMVFRYPVDQKTNYIKRVVGVPGDIISYRNKTLYINNKKIEETHVANLPPMQLFEEQLGAVSHQIYKTSRTRPGQGEGEWEIPQGHYFMMGDNRDNSNDSRYWGLVPDEMVVGKAFAIWMHWKSLTSLPSFSRVGSID, from the coding sequence ATGGATTTAGATTTTCCGTTAATACTGGTGGTATTAACCTTTGTTACGGGTGCTATTTGGGGGCTAGACCGCCTTATTTGGTATCCTAGACGTAAGGAAGCAGCAGATAAGGCTCCTATTGGTGAGCAGGGTAGTGTTGCGGCAGTTGCAAATCAAACTGACGCCGAGACAGATGAACCTTGGTTGGTTGAAATGTCGCGCTCGTTTTTCCCTGTTTTGGCGATTGTGCTGGTATTACGATCATTTTTAGTTGAACCCTTTCAGATTCCGTCGGGCTCGATGCTACCCACATTGTTAGTGGGGGACTTTATTTTAGTTAATAAGTTTAGTTACGGTGTTCGATTGCCTGTTGCCGGAACAAAAGTATTAGAAGTAGGCGACCCTCAACGAGGTGACGTGATGGTGTTTCGTTATCCGGTAGACCAAAAGACTAACTATATCAAACGAGTAGTCGGTGTACCGGGTGATATTATTAGCTATCGTAATAAAACCCTCTATATTAATAATAAGAAAATAGAAGAAACCCATGTTGCGAATTTACCGCCTATGCAGCTATTTGAAGAGCAATTAGGCGCTGTCTCGCATCAAATTTACAAGACATCTAGAACGCGCCCAGGTCAGGGCGAGGGTGAGTGGGAAATCCCCCAGGGGCATTACTTTATGATGGGGGATAACCGCGATAACAGCAACGATAGCCGTTATTGGGGGTTGGTACCTGACGAAATGGTGGTCGGCAAGGCCTTTGCAATTTGGATGCACTGGAAGTCACTCACTTCGCTACCCAGCTTTTCTAGAGTGGGCTCTATTGATTAA
- the rnc gene encoding ribonuclease III: protein MSSSNKALERLIGYSFKDESLLVLALTHRSVGANNNERLEFLGDSILNFVIAEDLYRRFPKAREGQLSRLRAQLVKGVTLAEIAKEFSLGDYLLLGSGELKSGGFRRESILADAVESIIGAIFNDSGFEAAKERVLYWYSSRLESLTLQDTQKDPKTRLQEFLQSRQQALPDYEVVTVEGEAHAQTFYVECHIDMLKQKSKGSGSSRRIAEQKAARVALTALGLEE from the coding sequence GTGAGTAGTTCTAATAAAGCCCTTGAGCGGCTAATCGGCTACAGCTTTAAAGACGAGTCATTATTAGTCCTTGCGTTAACGCACAGAAGCGTGGGCGCTAATAATAATGAGCGATTAGAGTTTTTGGGAGATTCGATTCTCAACTTTGTTATTGCAGAAGATCTTTATCGGCGTTTCCCAAAAGCGAGGGAAGGGCAGTTGAGTCGTCTTAGGGCTCAATTAGTTAAAGGAGTTACCTTAGCTGAAATTGCAAAAGAATTTAGCTTAGGTGATTATCTTTTACTGGGTTCCGGTGAATTGAAAAGTGGCGGTTTCCGCCGAGAATCCATTCTTGCAGATGCAGTCGAATCGATTATCGGTGCTATTTTTAATGATTCAGGGTTTGAAGCCGCTAAAGAGCGTGTGTTGTATTGGTACAGTAGTCGACTAGAAAGTCTTACGCTGCAAGATACCCAGAAAGACCCTAAGACACGATTGCAAGAGTTTCTTCAGTCCCGTCAGCAAGCGCTGCCTGATTATGAGGTGGTGACTGTTGAGGGGGAAGCACATGCCCAAACGTTTTATGTTGAGTGTCATATTGACATGCTGAAACAGAAATCGAAAGGCAGTGGTAGTAGTCGCAGAATTGCAGAGCAGAAAGCGGCTCGAGTAGCGTTAACCGCTCTGGGCCTTGAAGAGTAG
- the era gene encoding GTPase Era — MSDKEQGSQGEENEMRCGFVAIVGRPNVGKSTLLNHILGQKLSITSRKPQTTRHQILGIKTLDDVQVVYVDTPGLHLKEVKAINRFMNKAASDALKGVDLVVFVVDRQKWTDDDELVLEKVKRARCPVVLAVNKTDRIQDKTSLLPYLSEVSTKMEFAHIVPISAEKGHNVDRLEEVVASFVPEGVHHYPEDQVTDRTSRFLAAELVREKVMRQLGDELPYSVTVEIEEFKQEARILRISAKILVEREGQKKIVIGEKGGQLKIIGRDARLDMERLFESKVMLNLWVKVKSGWADSERALKSLGYTDR; from the coding sequence ATGAGTGATAAAGAACAAGGTTCACAAGGTGAAGAAAACGAAATGCGTTGTGGATTTGTCGCTATCGTCGGTCGGCCTAATGTCGGCAAGTCGACACTGCTGAACCATATACTGGGGCAAAAACTCAGTATTACATCGCGTAAGCCTCAAACAACGCGTCATCAAATTTTGGGTATTAAAACCCTTGATGATGTTCAAGTGGTCTACGTTGATACGCCTGGGCTTCACTTAAAAGAAGTTAAGGCCATTAACCGGTTTATGAATAAGGCCGCCTCAGATGCATTAAAAGGGGTGGATTTGGTGGTTTTTGTTGTCGATCGCCAAAAATGGACCGATGATGATGAGTTGGTACTTGAAAAAGTAAAGCGAGCACGGTGTCCTGTCGTGCTAGCGGTTAATAAGACCGATCGAATTCAAGATAAAACCTCACTTTTACCTTACTTAAGTGAAGTGTCTACCAAGATGGAATTTGCGCACATTGTGCCTATTTCAGCTGAAAAAGGGCATAACGTAGATCGGCTTGAAGAAGTCGTAGCGAGTTTTGTTCCTGAAGGTGTACATCACTATCCTGAAGATCAGGTAACCGATAGAACGTCACGATTTTTGGCGGCAGAACTGGTTAGAGAAAAGGTTATGCGGCAGTTGGGTGACGAACTCCCATATTCTGTAACCGTCGAAATTGAAGAATTTAAGCAAGAGGCACGAATACTTAGAATTAGCGCTAAAATTCTGGTAGAACGAGAAGGCCAAAAGAAAATAGTGATTGGTGAAAAAGGCGGACAGCTAAAAATTATTGGACGTGATGCGCGACTCGACATGGAGCGCCTATTTGAAAGTAAAGTCATGCTTAACTTGTGGGTGAAAGTGAAAAGTGGCTGGGCTGATAGTGAGCGAGCGCTGAAAAGCCTAGGGTATACTGACCGCTAG
- the pdxJ gene encoding pyridoxine 5'-phosphate synthase, whose translation MAQVDHKSRVLLGVNVDHVATLRQARGTRYPDPVLAALLAEEAGADGITIHPREDRRHIQERDVLILKETLNTRMNLEMAVTDNMLLFAERVKPEHCCLVPEKREELTTEGGLDVLSQEAKIKEACTRLADMNSEASLFIDADFAQIDAAVRCGAPAIEIHTGHYADATTPEAVALEFEKVRAGVEYALSQGLIVNAGHGLHYHNTDAIAAIKGINELNIGHSIIAHAVFVGLKDAVEEMKAIIERASR comes from the coding sequence ATGGCGCAAGTCGACCATAAATCGCGGGTATTGTTAGGTGTTAATGTTGATCATGTCGCGACACTTCGACAGGCTAGAGGAACGCGATACCCTGACCCTGTATTGGCTGCGTTACTGGCAGAAGAAGCTGGCGCAGATGGGATTACCATCCACCCTCGTGAAGACCGAAGGCATATTCAAGAGCGTGATGTTCTAATTTTAAAAGAAACACTTAACACGCGTATGAATCTTGAAATGGCCGTGACTGATAATATGCTGTTATTTGCTGAGCGTGTAAAGCCAGAGCATTGTTGCTTGGTACCTGAAAAGCGAGAAGAGTTAACCACCGAGGGGGGGCTTGATGTACTGTCGCAGGAGGCAAAAATTAAAGAAGCCTGTACGCGTTTAGCAGATATGAATAGTGAAGCATCACTCTTTATTGATGCAGACTTTGCTCAGATAGATGCTGCTGTTCGCTGTGGAGCGCCAGCTATTGAAATTCATACTGGGCACTATGCTGATGCGACCACCCCAGAGGCTGTTGCGTTAGAGTTTGAGAAGGTTAGAGCGGGTGTGGAGTACGCCCTTAGCCAAGGGTTAATCGTAAATGCTGGGCACGGGTTGCATTATCACAATACTGATGCGATTGCGGCGATTAAAGGCATCAACGAACTTAATATCGGGCATAGCATCATCGCTCATGCTGTTTTTGTGGGTTTAAAAGATGCGGTGGAAGAGATGAAAGCGATTATTGAACGGGCGTCTAGGTAG
- a CDS encoding DegQ family serine endoprotease, whose product MTKISPRPFWVFFLSVIGLLSAGVQAGSLPDFTKLVEEHSPAVVNISTVSHSKRSPYNRGLRPEELEQLPEFFRHFFGAPYGPGSGQESRETQSMGSGFIVSEDGFVLTNNHVIDGADEIIVRLSDRRELPAKLIGADARSDLAVLKIDAEDLPVVKVGKSEKLKTGEWVLAIGSPFGFDYTVTAGIVSAIGRTLPNENYVPFIQTDVAINPGNSGGPLFNLDGEVVGINSQIYTRSGGFMGVSFAIPIDVAMEVVDQLQKKGYVARGWLGVLIQEVSKDLAESFGLKKPHGALVAQVVPGSPAEAAGLMQGDVIIKYDGEVINRSSDLPHLVGRAVVGKKSKLDIIRAGKRQTITVEIGELPTEQGAVIPAKGSKVESNRFNIEVAELDENARKRLQVSNGLMVTQVGQGAARNAGIRANDVISSINNQEIKSLTDFNAVVKSLPSNRAIPVLIIRQGNPSFVVIKLKE is encoded by the coding sequence ATGACAAAAATATCACCACGCCCGTTCTGGGTATTCTTCTTATCTGTTATTGGATTGTTGTCTGCTGGGGTTCAGGCAGGAAGTCTTCCTGATTTTACCAAACTGGTTGAAGAGCATTCGCCGGCTGTGGTTAATATCAGTACGGTTAGTCACTCGAAGCGATCACCCTATAACAGAGGGTTGAGACCAGAAGAGTTAGAGCAGCTCCCCGAATTCTTTAGGCATTTTTTTGGTGCTCCTTATGGCCCAGGTTCAGGTCAGGAATCAAGAGAGACTCAGTCGATGGGGTCTGGGTTTATCGTATCTGAAGATGGTTTCGTTCTAACAAATAACCATGTAATTGATGGCGCAGACGAGATTATCGTTAGGCTGAGTGATCGACGAGAGTTACCTGCAAAGCTTATAGGCGCAGATGCGCGGTCAGATCTGGCTGTTTTGAAAATAGACGCTGAAGACCTGCCTGTTGTAAAAGTAGGGAAGTCTGAGAAGCTTAAAACAGGTGAGTGGGTGCTAGCTATCGGCTCTCCTTTTGGGTTTGATTACACCGTGACAGCGGGGATCGTTAGTGCAATAGGCCGTACATTACCAAATGAAAACTATGTGCCGTTTATTCAGACGGATGTGGCGATAAACCCTGGTAACTCAGGTGGGCCACTATTTAATTTAGATGGCGAAGTTGTCGGCATTAACTCCCAGATATACACGCGTTCAGGTGGTTTTATGGGGGTTTCGTTTGCAATCCCTATTGATGTTGCGATGGAAGTGGTCGATCAGCTTCAGAAAAAAGGCTATGTAGCTCGTGGTTGGTTGGGTGTGTTGATTCAGGAAGTTAGTAAAGACTTAGCTGAGTCGTTTGGCTTGAAGAAGCCGCATGGGGCACTGGTCGCCCAGGTCGTACCTGGTTCGCCTGCTGAAGCTGCAGGCTTGATGCAAGGTGATGTAATTATTAAGTATGACGGTGAGGTGATTAACCGATCTTCTGATTTGCCGCATCTAGTTGGCCGAGCAGTAGTGGGTAAAAAATCTAAACTGGATATTATCCGAGCAGGAAAGCGCCAAACAATCACCGTTGAGATTGGAGAACTACCGACTGAACAAGGCGCAGTCATACCTGCAAAGGGCTCTAAGGTAGAATCTAACCGCTTTAATATTGAAGTGGCCGAGCTTGATGAGAATGCGCGTAAGCGTCTACAGGTTTCAAACGGGTTGATGGTGACACAAGTCGGACAGGGTGCTGCACGAAATGCTGGGATTCGGGCTAATGATGTAATTAGCAGTATTAATAATCAAGAAATAAAATCGCTAACAGACTTTAATGCCGTTGTTAAATCATTACCGTCTAATCGGGCGATACCTGTGTTGATTATCCGTCAAGGGAACCCTTCTTTTGTGGTTATTAAATTGAAAGAGTAA